One Mycoplasmopsis bovigenitalium genomic window, AAATTCATTCTTAAAGTAAAATGCACCTAGATAAAAAGCTAGATGCATTTTACTTTTGGAATGAATACCTAGTTTAGATTATGCTTGTTATTTTTTTGTTTTTTCATTATTAAATTTTCACTAATAACAATTATTATGCTACTAATAGTTATTAGTAAAGCAAATATTACAAAACTAATGAAATAGTTAAATTCATTAGTTATTAAAGTTAATAAAATAATAATTATTGATGAACTGATAATTCTAAAAATTAATGTATAGATTGTGTTATTTTTAAATTTATCTTTACTAAATAAAAAATAAGAGTTAGCATAAAAAATAGTAATGAAGAATGAATAAAGCATTTGTTGAAATCCAATAGTGATTAAATATGCTATATTTTTAAATTTATTATCTATATTTACAAATAAAATAGGAATAATTATTAAGAAGATTAAATTCATTGGTATTAAAACTCAAATTAACTTAATATTTTTATTTCTTATAATTAAAGATAATAAACTACCTATTAAACCAAAAATAGCAAAAATAATGGTTAAGAAGAAAGATCATTTATCTGGTTCAAAACCTATAATTTTAAAAAATTGTGGCATTCCAGATTGTTTTGGGAATAAAAATATGCCTATAATAAAACTAGCAGAGAAAGTATAAATTCATTTTAAAATATTATTTTGTTTAATATTTTGATTAGGTTTATCTTCTTTTTGTTCTTTAACTAATTCAAGTGAATTTTCATTTAATTTAAATGAAAAATATAAAAATCCGGAAATAAAATAAGTAACCATATTTAATAATATAAGAGTTCAAAAAGGTAATTTACTAAACAAAATCAAAGAAAATATCGGCGCCAATAAAAACGCTATGGAAGTTGAAATAGTTGTTAAGATGTTATAAGTTTTTATATCTTTTTCATTATCAGAAACATAATAAATGATAGTTTTTAAAGCTATAAATCTAAAAGAATGAATAATACTCAAAAGAGAATTTATTACTAATAAAAAGATAGAAAAACCAAATAAATTATTAGTTTTAATAATTATAAAATAACCAACTAATATTGTAGAAAGCACTATAAAACTTGCCAAATCAGTTCCTAAAAGAATATGTTTTAAATTTCCTTTTTTAGTTATTTTATAGTTTAATAAGTAAGAAATGAAAGTAGGTATTTGAATAAGCAAATATAAAATTGAAACTAATCAAAAACTATTAGTAAATTTATAGATATATACTGTTGTTCCTAATTTAAACGCTTCTGAACCTATCATTGATAAAATTAAAGAAGTTGAATATTTAGTTTTATTTTTAGCTTGCATATAGTTTCCTTATTAATTTAAGTTTTCATTTAATATTCAAGTTGATTTTAATACATAGATTATAAAACAAAATAACTAAATTTATTCATTGTAAATTCCAAAAGTAAAATATGCCTTCATTAAGTACATGATAAATAATACTAAATTTATGTTTCTATATTCTTTTTTAGGAAAAAAACTAAAAAAGAATATAGAAAACAAGGCCCCGGGGGGCGGCACCCGCCAAAACAAACATTTTTTTAATAAAATTTACATAGATAAAACATTTGAAACGCAATTCTTGCTATATATTTTTCTAGCAGAAATATTATTTGCATTTGTAGAAATATTGCATTTTTCAAGAATGCTTTCTTAGTCTCTTTCTTGAATAACGTAATGTACATGTTTTATAATATACTTGTTTCTTTTTAAGTTTAGTTTCTTAAATCCTATACAAAAATCAATTTTAGATGTCTTATACACATTCATATATAATATATTCACCTTTTTGTTTTTTGTTACTTAAATTTTATATAAAAAGGTAGTAAAAATGCATCTAGATTTTTATCTATAAACCAGGGTTTTTATTTTCCCAATATATTCATAAATCAATTCATTAAGTAAAATATGAAAAAACAAATCACTAAGCTTATAACTTTAAAATTTATCCTCGCCAATATATTTTTAGTTTAATTTTTTTGTCAAAGTTATATAATAATTAGATTACTAAATTAAGGGGTGTTGTTATGTGAGAACAAAAAATATTAGACATATATACTTTAAAAGCCGATAGTCCCATTTCAGGGTGAATAGCTTGAGTATTTGCAACAATTTCAATTATTTTAACTGTAAGTATTGGTGTACCTCAACTAGTTTACTTACTTAAAAATAAAGACACGGGAGAGGGAGTCAACTTCTACTCATTTTGAATAGTTTTAGTAGGAGCTATTGGTTGAATGCTAATAGGCTCGTGAGATGTTGCGGAAGTTAAAATGGCAGCATCAGCAATTGCTAATATGTTGTCATTGCTGTTATTTATATTCACAATATTCTTTACTTATAAATATGCAAGAAATGAAGCAAAAAGAAAACAAGCTTGAATTGCATTAACTGTTGCTGTTGTGGCAGTGGCTTTATCAAGTGCTCTTGCTATTTATGGTTTAGTCGGCAAAGATGCAAATGGAAACCAACTGAGAATGTGACCACAATTACACGCTGTTTGTGTTGTTGTCTTCCCTATGCTTACAACATTTAGTTTCTTCCCTTCTGTGATTAAATCTCTTGAACAGAAACGTTTTATGGGTATGTCAAAAGGAATGCTTTTTACACTTGTATCAATAAACATAACTTGAATAATATATAGAATTAACCTAGGAATCAATAACAAAGAATTCACAACCGGTTTAATTACAACAATGGTGTGACAGTTTGTTTCACTATCTATTTACCTATCACAAGTTTATTTATTAATTAGACAATATGTAATTAACAAACGCGAAAAAAGAATAATAACAAAAAATACTAACGAACAAAAACGTTAGTTTTTTTGTGCGGTTATGACATGTTGTTTGCTCTGTACATGAAAAATAGTTAACTAGTGAAATTTTTCTTTTATACCTTAGCACATCAATAAATTAATATATAAAAACTCAGTTTATTGCTGAGTGTTTTTTCCTACTTGAGACTGTAGTTTAATCAATTTAGTTAAAGCCATTTTAACATTACTCAATGATCAATCTCCATTTATAGAATTATAAACTTCGTTGATTTGTTTAATTAAATCAGGTTTTTCTTTGAAATCGGATTTTAATCTTTTATAAAAGTCTTCAAAAATTTCATTAAAGAATGAAGCCTCAGTTTGCTTTTCTATGTAAATTGTTTTAGGGAAAGGGAATTTAACTAAATCAATATCGCTTGATATTAATTTTAAAATTTGATCTATAGCTTTTTCATAGTCACTATATTCGGGATTGCTAGTTAATTTTTTATTGACATCTTCAAGACTATCTTTAAAGCTAGGGTGATTTTCTTCTAAATATCTTTTTAAAATTTCGTAGTCATATTTATAAAACAATAGTTTTAAATCTGTTTCATAAATATTACCAAATTGCTCAGTTAGTCTTTCCGAATCTTCACTATTTTTTCAAGAAGATTCTGTATCAATTATTTCTTTCCTTACCTTTAAAACAAGATCCTTATTTTTCTTAATAACATTGTCATTCGGAAACATAATAGACAATTGTTCAAATCAATCAGTAACCCTAATAATTGAAGAAACTATCATATTTTTTTCTATAAGAAATTCAAACTGTCTAATTAATAATTGCGGATGCAACAATTTCAACCCCTCCAATTTCTTATTTTTTATTTTCTTATTTATGTTTTTAGCCCCATCCATTCGCCCAAATATAAGAGAGCTTTTATTTTTTCCATCTTTTTGTCCATCAGTATTTGGATTGTCTTTATGTTTCCTTATAATAGGTAACTCAAGCTTTGTAAGAGGTTGAGTTTTTTTAGTTTCAGCATTTTTAGAGCAAGATGCAGCCGCAAACAACGGCGCAATAGCGACTATAGGTGTTCACAAAAATAATTTTTTGTATTTTTTCATAATAAATCCTTTAAAGTAATTAATTTTTAACAAAATATGCTTTATTGTTTATTCAAACAACATCGCCTGAGAAAATTTTAGTACTTCTTCCATTTGCGGTATTGTTATTAATTTTAATATTATTTGTTTCTATAAAAAATTTTGCTTGCCCGCCTGTGGAAATGATTTTAGTTAATTTTAAAAACTGACCAAGTGTAATTGAATTACCATCTATTAAAACCACATTATTCATTTTATCTCCTTAAAGGGGTTATCAATTGTTTTGAACCAGTGTCTGAGTGAGAAATAATTAAAAATTTAGCAACTCTTTCGTCAATAAGAATTGAAATTTCCTCGTCAAAAATTGATATAGCGTCTTTTAGAAAATTATAATTTAAATCAAATTCTATTAAATCCCCTGAGTATTTAAATTTATCAGTAGTCGCAACAAATGATCCCACTTCTACAACATTATTAGTGATTTTTAAGCTGCCTTCTTTAACCGCAAAAGAAAGTCTATTTTGCTTGTCACCGTTTGCTAATCACACTCTATTTAATAAATCATTTAACTCAGTTTTTTCAATTTGAATGCTATGTTTAATATTTAAATTTTCAAATAATGGTTCTGTGTCTTTAAAAGGAATTGTAACTACCCTTGAAGTTATAACTGTATTTTCGTATTTAATACCTACTTTTATATCGTTGTAGAATAGTGTAATTTCTTCGGGCGCGTCTGTTGGTATTAGTGAACTTAAATCTTTAGCAACAACCGATATATCAACATTTTCCGTTATTAATCCATTGTGTTTTAATTGATAAAGTGCAAGTCTGTATGAATCAGTTGTTGTGAAGTGTAGCGAGTCGTTTTTATTTCTTATATTAATGCACTTGTAAATTAAATTATTGTCTAAACTTGCCGCATGTATAACACTCTTAATTGCTTTTTTAAGCTTAGAAGTATTAATTTTTATTTCCTTGACATTTATTATATTGTCAAAAGCCGGAAAACTATTTTCATTAACTAAAGATACTTGGTAGTTTGAAGTTCCCTGAGAGATGGTTAATAATTGATTATTATCTGTTGAGATATCAATATTTCCCGATAGTTTTTTAATAATAGGTTTAATAACATTAGTTTGTATTAAAAATTTTCCTGTTGATTCAACTTTTACATTAATATCATCAACATCTATTTGTTTTATTATGTTTATTGAGTCGTTTGAAGTTTTAAGAATTATTTTTTCATCCGTGACTTCAATTAAAACACATCTGAAACCATAAAATGTACTAATAGCATCTGAGTACTTTGAGACAATTTCTAAAACTTCATCAAATATTTTTTTATTTATTTGAAATTTCATGTTATTCCTTTCATAGAATAAATATATTTTGTGAATTTGTGAATAAGCTAGAAAAAACGGTTTTATAAAGCATTTTTATAAGTCAAATTCATTTTTTATCATATTTTGTTTTGTTAATAAGTTTATTGTAATTTGTAAATTTCGTCTGATATCGCAGCAATTGCTCTGTTTGTTGCTTGGTCAGTTAAATCTTTATTATTTTCTATTTTATTTATAGCATTTAAAATGGTTGTATGGTCTCTATTCCCAAAAAATTTACCAATTTTTTCAAGAGGAAGTTCTAATTCGGTTCTTATAATATAAATCGCAATATGTCGGGCAACTACTATATCTTGTTTTCTGCTCTTACCAATAATTTCTTTTTTTGCAACTTTATAATATTTCGAAACATAATCTAAAATAACATCCGGAGTAACTCGTTCTTTGTTATTGGCAATTGACGAAAGTATGTTATTTACAATTGCTTCGGTATATTTGCCATTAGTATTTTCTTGTATAGCTTTTCCGTAAAAAGCTAGTCTGTCAATTGCACCAATTAAACTTCTAATTGATTCTTTAAAATTTCGAGTAACAAAGTTTTTGGCCTCAATTTCTCAATTTTCAGGGCTTAATTTTTTAATAGTTATGAAATATTCTAATATTTTTAATAAATCAGCTTGTTTAGGGGGTTTAATTTCAAGTTGTAAACCTTGTGTTAATCTTGTAATAAGTCTTCTTTCAAACATGGTATTTAGAGCGGAAACCTGTTTATCAGAAGCAAAAAGTGTATATTTGTCAGGGGAGTTTAACCTGTGGTCAAGTATCTGATTTATCACATTTAAGGTTGATTTTTTGTTACCTTGACCATAATTTTGAAAATCATCAAACATTAACACAGAAACTTCATTAAGTTCTTTTATTCTTGAATATATTTTTTTTTGATTGTTTTCTTGAAGGAGTATTGATATTTCTGTGACAAAATTGGTTGGGTTTATGTAAATTACTGATTTATCTTGTTTTACCAATTCATTGCCAATAGCGTTGAATAAGTGAGTTTTGCCTAATCCAGAATTCCCAAAAATAAAAACAACATTAAAAGGACTTAATTCGCTATTTACTAATGATTTTGCCATCTTAACAACATCTTTATTGAATTCAGATTCAATGTAATTTTTAAAAGTAAAGTCAACTAAAAAGCTTTGATTATTTTTAATGTTTTTTACTACATTTTTCTTTATCGCGCCAACATTTGCATCAAAATCATTATCTTGTTTTTTTATTTTTTTTACACTATTAATAATGTAATTTACATATCTTCCAAAAACATCTTTTAATATTTTTTCTAAATTTTCTCTCATTGAAGATTTTATGATATTAATACTTTCTGTTGTCAACTCAGCATCAATTTCAACATTATCTCCACTTACATTAACAATCTTTAATGCCATAAAAAAGTTTTTTAAAATCATTTTGTCAGTAATTTCAGATTTTGCAACATTTAAAAAACTTTCATTATAAGCCAATAACTTTTCTTCTTTTTGTACTTGAATACTCACAAAACCTCCTTTTATAATTAAAATATTAATTAATTTTTATTATTTTTAAAATTATTAACTTATTAAAGTGCTTTTTCAAAAGTTATCCACATAATTATTTTTTGCTAAAAGTGCTTAATTATAGGAATTTTTGAACTAAATTAAAGTTATTTACATACTAAAATTTTATTGTGGATAATTATGTGCAAAATAAGATTTTTAGCGAAAATTTATTTTTAATAATTTATTTTTATAACTAATGAAAAATATTTATGCATATAATTCATACTATGAATTATGAGTTAAAATCAAAAGAAAAAACATCAAGAGGTGTTTTTAAAAAAATATTATCAGGCGGCCCTAATGCTAATTGAAACTATACTCTTGCAATTTTTGTCGCCGATGAAGGCGAAAATTTTTCAATTTACTGCACTAATGTTTCATTTAAATTAATGACTCACTACGATATCACTTATACTGAAAATCCGAATTCGCGCCATAAATCAAAATTGCTGAAATCTATCTCTGTTAGTGAACCAAAAAATTCTTCAGAGCTAGAAAAAGTAATGCTGGCAACGAATTCGGGCATTGGCAAGGCAACGATTGAAAAAATGAGAGATAAATTCGGGGAAAATTGAATCGATAATTTCAAAAATAATCCACAACCTTTTGCTTTAACTCTTTCATCTAATATTTATGAACGACTTGTAACATTTTTTAAAACATATACTGATAAAAGCTATAATTTTTTCTTAAGTAATTCTTTGCAAAAATTACACACACAATTAGTTGAAGATTTTGGCGATAAAGAAGATTTGGTTGAATTACTAAAAACAAAAAATCCTTACACACTAGTCCTTAAAAATAATTATGATTTTGAAGTGATTGACAAATTAGCTCATTTGTTAACGATGCAAGAAAGCCCGCTGAGATTGCAAGCTTTAATTCATCATTCTGTGAATTCATTAATTAATAATTTTAACTCAACGCTTGTTCCCGTTCAAAACGTTTTACAATTGATTGCGAAAGATTCCTACTTTTACAAGCCTGAACAAATTATTGAAGATATTCAATCTCTTATTCATCAAGGAATATTATATTTTGATAATCAAAAACATTTGCTATCAACTCAAGAAATGCTAGAAAAAGAAATGTTTATAGCTTCTAAATTATTAAGTTTAAAAAGTTCTAATGCTAAAAAATATGAGTCCGCTCATGCAATAAACGATCTTTCAGAGCTTCAACAACAAGCCTTTAATAATGCGGTTCTTGACAATGTTTCAATTATTTCTGGTTTTCCGGGAACGGGCAAGTCTTACATTATTAAACATTTAATTTCTTTTTGATTGAATAATAAAACATACAAAAAAAGCGAAATCGCGGTTCTCGCCCCAACAGGTAGAGCAGCTGTTAATATCAAAATTAAACAAGATATTGATGCGAAAACTATTCACAGTTACTTTAAAATTACACAGCAAAATCATAAAAACAAACTTGTTTCAAATAATAATGACATACAGCCAAAAGTGTTAATAATTGATGAGTTTTCAATGGTGAATATTGATATTTTGCATTGTGTGCTTGAAAATTCAATTGATTTAGAAAAAATAGTTTTTGTTGGCGATGTAGATCAATTGCCGTGCATAGGGCCTGGAAATTTACTTGATGATTTAATAAAATCAAATAAGTTTAAAATAACTAAACTAGTTGAAATTTTTCGGACTGATAGAGAAGAAATCCCAAACCATTTTTTAAATATTAAAGAAAACAAGAAACCAGAAATGAATACCGAACATATTCATTGAATAAATTCAACAGAAGATTATTTTAATGAAAAATTAATTGAAATATTCGCGAACAAAATAAACGATTATGGAATAGAGGATGTTGCTGTGATTATACCTATGCATAAAACACCTCATGGAATAGCAAACATTAATCAACTTTTACAGAAATTTTATCTTGATTATCGTTCAACAAAAAATGACCAAATTGAATATTTTACAATTGGATCGGATAAAAAATATTATATTGGCGATAAGGTTATTCAAAACGCAAATGACTATGTTTTAGATGTTTACAATGGTGAGATAGGATTTATTAAATCATATGACAGCAAAAACAAAATAATTAAAGTTGATTTTGGTTATAAAATTATTGAATATACTCATAGTGAATTTTTAGAATATATAACCTTAGGTTATGCTATATCAGTCCATAAATTCCAAGGATCTGAATCACCTAGTGTTATATTTTGTGTTTTAAAAGAATATAATTGAGCTATCAATACTAAATTGATTTATACTGCTGTATCTCGCGCGAAAGATGATTTATCGATAGTTGGTGATATAAATTATTATATAAATTCAATCACATTAAAAAATAACACGACCGAGTTTATTACATCTTTTAGCAACTTTCTAAATATGGAGGTTTAAATGAAATTAATTGTTGGATTGGGTAATATTGGCAATGAATACAGATTTACAAGACATAACGCTGGCTTTTTAACTATTGATAAACTTATTGAAAAAACAGGAGTCCAATTAAATAAAGACAAATTTAATGGTCATTATGGAATTGGTGACGGATTCATATTAGCAAAACCTTCAACTTATATGAATAAATCAGGTGATTTTATTCGCGAAATTTGTCGTTTTTACAAAATAAATTCCTCAGATGTGATGATAATTTATGATGAAAAAGACTTTAATTTAGGTCAAGCCTCAATTAAAATTGGTGGTTCGTCAGCAGGTCATAACGGCGTTACGAGTGTGATGAACAATTTACCAAACAATGATTTTAAAAGACTTCGAATTGGTATTGGAAAAAATCCTAATTATGAACTAAAAGATTGAGTTTTAAGTAATTTTAAACTTGAAGAAATGCAAATTTTGGAACGAGTAATTACCGCCGCCGCAGACGCAGCAATCTCATTTGTTTACAATGATATAAATATAGTGATTGAGAAATTTAATGCAGCCAACAAAAAATAAAGTTCTTTTAGCGGTTAGCGGAGGTCCTGACTCAATTTTTCTTTTTCATTGAGCTCTTAATATTTATGGGCCAAAAAATATTGTTGTTGCAACAATAAACTATAAAACTAGACAAGAAAGTGATTTAGAAGTCGAATATGTAAGGTCGTTATGTGAAAGTAAAAATGTCACATTTGAGTTTAAAACGTTTATATATGAAAAAACATATGGTAATTTTGAATCTTGAGCAAGAGAAAAAAGATACGAATTTTTCAATGAAATTTACTTGAAATATGATTGCAAAACTTTATTAACAGGACACCACAAAGACGACTTTATTGAAACAGCACTAATGCAAGAAGAAAGTGGGCGCAAACCGCTTTTTTATGGAATAAAAGAGCACAACTTCTTACTTGGAATGCAAATATACAGACCCTTTGTTTTAAAATATTGGAAATCTGAAATTTATCAAAATTTACACAATTGTAATATTAAATATTTTGAAGATTCATCTAATTTAAATACAAACTTTACTAGAAATAAAATTAGAAAAAATCTTTCAAACTTTTCAAATGGTGAAAAGGAATTAATTTTTGCGAGATTTCAATCCTTAAACTTGAAATTGCAAGACCTATCATTAAAAATCAATAAAACTTTTTCATTTTGAAGAGAATCTAAATTTAGTCAAGACAAATTTCGAGATTTAGAACATAAAGATTACTTAATTTTTAAATATATTATTGAGTTTTACTCAAACATAAAACTAAGTTCACAAAAGATTAATTCAATTGTAAAATGAGTATTATCGGAAAATCGAACTTCAAAATTTAAACTCAAAGACGATGTTTATCTAATAAAAAAACGCGGATTATTAGTTGCATAGTTTGATATTGAAAATTAATATATAATAATTACATTATTTTAGAAAGGACATCATGAACGACAAAAAACCCATAAACAAAGGTAGAATAATTTGAATATTCATATTGTTCGTCATAATTTCTCTTGCTGTATTCGCAATTGGTTATATGCTTTATGAAAGATTAAAACCTGAAGCACAGCAAGTTGGTATTAATGTTTTCCAAGAACATGTGATTAAAGCATTAAGAGGTAGTGATGATGGAATATTTATAAAATCTGCTAAACAGGATTGATTTAATGGACAAATCTATTATGTATTATCAGATGGCGGTATAGATCATCACTTTGTTGCAAGAGTGGGCCGAGAAAATGCTCAACAATGATTTGACCAGTCATTTATTTTAAATCAAGCACTAAAAACAAAATTTAGTATAGATGCAAGTGATAATCACACAACACTACTTGATTTGCTTCAAAAATCTGGCCAAACTATTGTAAATGGCACTGTAAAATCTCAAATATCAATTGATGCTTTAGGCATTCCATCAAATAAAACACCATTCTGAGAATCGCTATTATTATCAGTTCTTCCACTTCTTATTTGAATAGTTATTGGGTGATGATTATTTAGAAGTATTTCAAGAGGCGGGAATATGGTTGGCATGGTTGGCGAAAACAGAAACCCTGCCCAAAAAATCAACAGTAAGAAAAAATTTGACGATATTGCCGGTAATAAAGAAGCGATCGAAGAAATTAGAGAAATTGTTGATTACCTAAAAAATCCTAAAAAATATGCAACTGCGGGAGCTAGAATGCCGCATGGTATTTTATTAGGAGGTCCTCCCGGAACTGGTAAAACTCTTTTAGCAAAAGCAACAGCTGGTGAAGCTAATGTTCCTTTCTACTTTATTTCAGCATCTAATTTTGTTGAAATGTATGTTGGTTTAGGAGCAAAAAGAGTTAGAAATGTAGTTGCCGAAGCAAGAAAAAATGCGCCAGCAATTATATTTATTGATGAGCTTGATGCTATTGGGCGTACACGTGGAGCTGGTTTAGGTGGTGGACACGATGAGCGTGAACAAACTCTTAACCAGCTGCTTGTCGAAATGGACGGTATGGAAGAAAATAATGGTATTTTATTCTTTGCTGCAACAAACAGAACTGATGTTCTGGACCCTGCTTTAATAAGACCAGGTCGTTTTGATAGACAAATTATAGTTGGCTTGCCTGATGTTAAAGAACGTCAAGAAATTCTTGAACTCCATGCAAAAGGAAAAAGAATTTCAAGCAATGTCAATATGCAAAAAGTTGCTCGTAGAACACCCGGATATTCAGGGGCACAACTTGAAAATGTGATTAATGAAGCTAGTTTGTTAGCTGTGCGTGCAAATCATGATGTTATTACTCTTGAAGATATTGATGAAGCAATTGACCGTGTAATGGCTGGTCCCGCTAAGAAAAATAGAGTTATTTCGAAAAAAGAATTAACAATGGTTGCTTATCATGAAGCTGGACACGCAGTAGTTGGAATTAAAATTCCTGGCGGAAATAAAGTTCAAAAAATAACAATAATTCCTAGGGGTAATGCCGGCGGATACAACTTAATGATGCCTGAAGAAGAAAAATACAACTTAACTAAACAAGATCTAATTGCTATGATAACTTCATATATGGGTGGACGCGCTGCCGAAGAAATCATTTATGGCTCGAATAATATTTCAACTGGTGCAAGTGACGATATTCAAAAAGCAACAAAATTAGCTAGAAAAATGGTTACTGAGTGAGGTATGTCTGAATTAGGACCAATTCAATATGAAGCTGATGAAGGTTCTCCATTCTTAGGCCGTGACTATTTAAAATCGTCAGGATTTTCTACAAAAGTTGGACATGAAATTGATCTTGAGGTTCGTAAAATCATTGTTGAAGCTCAAGCAAGAGCACATAAAATTATCCAAGAAAACAAAGAACTACTTGAATTAATTAAAGAAGCACTTATTGAAAAAGAAACAATCGTTGCTGAAGAAATTGAATACATTGCAACAAATATGAAGTTACCTGAGGCTGAACAATCAACCAATATTCAGGAAACTAATAAATCATTAAATATTGATGAACTTATTCAATCAACGAATGAATAATAAGTGAGCTAACGCTCACTTTTTTATTCGTTTTTTCCAAATCAATTGTTATTTGTATGTTTTTGCACGTCGGCAAACTATAAAATTATAAAAATTAAATATTACTTTATAATTTGAATATCAAATTAACCTATACAGGAGGCGTATATGGAAGCAAAACAAAGATATATGTTTGCTCTTGACCTTGATGGAACCCTTCTTTCATCAAGTGCAAAAGGAACTGTTCATGAAGTTGCAGTTAAAGCTATTGAGAGAGCCCAAAAAGAAGGTCACGTTGTTTGCATTATAACTGGAAGACCTTGACGTTCAACAAGACCTATCTATAAAATGTTGGGATTAAATACTGTAGTAACAAACTACAATGGTTCACAAATTCATAACCCAAGCGATGAAAACTTTATTCCATTAATTAAATATCTAAACTTAAATGAAATGCTTTATGTTTTAGGCGACCCAAAAGTAAAAAATGAAATTAGTAACTTAGCAATCGAAGGACCTGGTTGAGTTCAAATCGATCATAGAGACCCAGATTTAGAGCAAGTTTTCGGTTTTGCCGAAAACCCTAAATTTATAGTTGGATTGGACCTAAACAGAATACCATTGCAACCAACTGGAATTATTTTTGATGTTAAAGAAACAACAGACCCAGATGAATTAAGAGACTATTTAAGAGCTAAATATGGTGACTTAGGAGAGTTCTCATATTGATCAAAAGGTGAAGGTTTAACACCTGTATTTGACATTACAAATGTATCAGTAAATAAAGGTCGGGCAATATCTCTTTTAAGTCGTTACTACGGCATTCCATTGGAAAATGTTGTTGCTTTTGGTGATGGATTAAATGACGTTCCAATGTTTCACGTTGCAACAACTTCTGTTGCAATGAAAAACTCAAAAGAACCAGTTAAAAGACATGCGACAGTAAGACTTGAATACTCAAACGTTGATGGTGGGGTTGGCCACTACATTAATAAATTTTTAGACAATCCAGAACAAGAAATAGCCAAAAGTATTCAAAAACGTAAAGAAATGAAGACAGATACTTATGTAACTGCTGATTTAGACTAAGATGAAATTTATTGAATTTAATCAAGAATTAATTAATATTGACAACAAAAACATTGTTGGCATT contains:
- the pth gene encoding aminoacyl-tRNA hydrolase, whose product is MKLIVGLGNIGNEYRFTRHNAGFLTIDKLIEKTGVQLNKDKFNGHYGIGDGFILAKPSTYMNKSGDFIREICRFYKINSSDVMIIYDEKDFNLGQASIKIGGSSAGHNGVTSVMNNLPNNDFKRLRIGIGKNPNYELKDWVLSNFKLEEMQILERVITAAADAAISFVYNDINIVIEKFNAANKK
- the tilS gene encoding tRNA lysidine(34) synthetase TilS; translation: MQPTKNKVLLAVSGGPDSIFLFHWALNIYGPKNIVVATINYKTRQESDLEVEYVRSLCESKNVTFEFKTFIYEKTYGNFESWAREKRYEFFNEIYLKYDCKTLLTGHHKDDFIETALMQEESGRKPLFYGIKEHNFLLGMQIYRPFVLKYWKSEIYQNLHNCNIKYFEDSSNLNTNFTRNKIRKNLSNFSNGEKELIFARFQSLNLKLQDLSLKINKTFSFWRESKFSQDKFRDLEHKDYLIFKYIIEFYSNIKLSSQKINSIVKWVLSENRTSKFKLKDDVYLIKKRGLLVA
- the ftsH gene encoding ATP-dependent zinc metalloprotease FtsH, producing the protein MNDKKPINKGRIIWIFILFVIISLAVFAIGYMLYERLKPEAQQVGINVFQEHVIKALRGSDDGIFIKSAKQDWFNGQIYYVLSDGGIDHHFVARVGRENAQQWFDQSFILNQALKTKFSIDASDNHTTLLDLLQKSGQTIVNGTVKSQISIDALGIPSNKTPFWESLLLSVLPLLIWIVIGWWLFRSISRGGNMVGMVGENRNPAQKINSKKKFDDIAGNKEAIEEIREIVDYLKNPKKYATAGARMPHGILLGGPPGTGKTLLAKATAGEANVPFYFISASNFVEMYVGLGAKRVRNVVAEARKNAPAIIFIDELDAIGRTRGAGLGGGHDEREQTLNQLLVEMDGMEENNGILFFAATNRTDVLDPALIRPGRFDRQIIVGLPDVKERQEILELHAKGKRISSNVNMQKVARRTPGYSGAQLENVINEASLLAVRANHDVITLEDIDEAIDRVMAGPAKKNRVISKKELTMVAYHEAGHAVVGIKIPGGNKVQKITIIPRGNAGGYNLMMPEEEKYNLTKQDLIAMITSYMGGRAAEEIIYGSNNISTGASDDIQKATKLARKMVTEWGMSELGPIQYEADEGSPFLGRDYLKSSGFSTKVGHEIDLEVRKIIVEAQARAHKIIQENKELLELIKEALIEKETIVAEEIEYIATNMKLPEAEQSTNIQETNKSLNIDELIQSTNE
- a CDS encoding Cof-type HAD-IIB family hydrolase — translated: MEAKQRYMFALDLDGTLLSSSAKGTVHEVAVKAIERAQKEGHVVCIITGRPWRSTRPIYKMLGLNTVVTNYNGSQIHNPSDENFIPLIKYLNLNEMLYVLGDPKVKNEISNLAIEGPGWVQIDHRDPDLEQVFGFAENPKFIVGLDLNRIPLQPTGIIFDVKETTDPDELRDYLRAKYGDLGEFSYWSKGEGLTPVFDITNVSVNKGRAISLLSRYYGIPLENVVAFGDGLNDVPMFHVATTSVAMKNSKEPVKRHATVRLEYSNVDGGVGHYINKFLDNPEQEIAKSIQKRKEMKTDTYVTADLD